One Brassica napus cultivar Da-Ae chromosome A1, Da-Ae, whole genome shotgun sequence genomic region harbors:
- the LOC111200523 gene encoding aspartic proteinase CDR1-like, translated as MSPAIRMMSMALFIQIFTFFLFTATVSSFPPGGFTVDLFQRRSNSFSSRISNTQPGSSPYADTFFDSSEYFMKLQIGTPPVQIEAILDTGSSRIWTNCLPCGNCFKQSGPVFDPSKSSTYKDKICDGSPCSYETIYEDQSYTKGTIATETVRIQSTSGQPYVMPETTIGCSHNSSVVFRTAASGIVGLNWGSSSLVSQMGEDMLGLMSYCFSGEGTSKLNFGSNAIVSGDGTVAANMFRKKANPNMYYLNLDAVSVGETRIETLGTQFQALDGNMIIDSGTTYTYLPESYCDKVRTAVEKVVKADQGASTDNMLCYKTNNMNIFPVITMHFQGGADLVLDKYNTYMMYGEVTCLMILCDPGTPILGNRAQNNFLVGYDPSSLLVSFKPTNCSALWS; from the coding sequence ATGTCTCCTGCAATTAGAATGATGAGCATGGCACTCTTTATTCAAATCTTTACATTTTTTCTCTTTACCGCCACAGTCTCATCATTTCCTCCCGGTGGCTTCACAGTTGATTTATTCCAGCGTCGCTCTAATTCATTTTCTTCTCGAATCTCTAATACCCAGCCCGGATCATCTCCTTACGCCGATACCTTCTTTGATTCCTCCGagtattttatgaaattacAAATCGGTACTCCTCCTGTCCAGATCGAAGCTATCTTAGACACAGGAAGCAGCCGCATCTGGACAAATTGTTTGCCTTGTGGTAACTGCTTTAAACAAAGTGGTCCAGTATTCGACCCTTCAAAATCCTCGACCTACAAAGACAAAATATGCGATGGCAGTCCTTGTTCGTATGAGACAATCTACGAAGACCAAAGCTATACAAAAGGAACAATTGCAACCGAGACTGTCAGGATCCAATCAACTTCAGGTCAACCCTATGTAATGCCTGAAACCACCATTGGATGTTCCCACAACTCCTCAGTAGTGTTTAGAACAGCCGCTTCGGGCATTGTTGGTCTAAACTGGGGATCTTCATCACTTGTCTCTCAGATGGGTGAAGACATGCTAGGTCTCATGTCTTACTGCTTTTCTGGTGAGGGAACTAGTAAGCTCAACTTTGGAAGTAATGCTATTGTGTCAGGAGACGGGACTGTAGCAGCCAATATGTTTAGAAAGAAGGCGAATCCCAATATGTATTACCTAAACCTAGACGCTGTCAGCGTTGGGGAGACTCGCATTGAGACACTGGGGACACAGTTTCAGGCCTTAGACGGGAACATGATCATTGACTCTGGAACAACTTACACCTACTTGCCCGAGAGCTACTGCGACAAAGTGAGGACGGCAGTGGAAAAAGTTGTGAAAGCGGATCAAGGAGCTTCCACGGACAATATGCTTTGCTACAAAACGAATAACATGAATATCTTTCCAGTGATCACAATGCATTTCCAAGGTGGTGCGGACCTTGTTTTGGATAAATACAATACGTATATGATGTATGGAGAAGTCACTTGTCTGATGATTTTATGTGATCCGGGAACACCAATTTTGGGTAACAGAgcacaaaac